From a region of the Listeria monocytogenes ATCC 19117 genome:
- a CDS encoding VOC family protein yields MKIEHVALWTTNLEQMKQFYVTYFGATANDLYENKTKGFNSYFLSFEDGARLEIMSRTDVTGKTTGENLGWAHIAISTGTKEAVDELTEKLRQDGFAIAGEPRMTGDGYYESVVLDPEGNRIEITW; encoded by the coding sequence ATGAAAATAGAACATGTTGCATTATGGACAACTAATTTAGAACAAATGAAGCAATTTTACGTCACTTATTTTGGTGCAACGGCCAATGATTTATATGAAAACAAAACAAAAGGCTTCAATTCTTACTTTCTTTCGTTTGAAGACGGAGCAAGACTTGAAATTATGAGTCGGACGGATGTAACAGGAAAAACAACTGGGGAAAACTTAGGCTGGGCGCACATCGCTATTTCAACAGGAACAAAAGAAGCAGTAGATGAGCTAACTGAAAAACTAAGACAAGATGGTTTTGCAATTGCGGGTGAACCAAGAATGACAGGAGACGGATACTACGAAAGTGTCGTGCTAGACCCAGAAGGCAATCGCATCGAAATTACGTGGTAG
- a CDS encoding inorganic phosphate transporter — protein sequence MDTVILITVIIVIMGLAFDFINGFHDIANAVATSISTRALKPRVAIGIAAVMNFLGAISFTGVAESLTKSIVDPFSLNNGEFVVLCGLIAAVIWNLMTWLVGMPSSSSHALIGAIAGASIASASSFSVLNWSGFTTIIIALIISPIIGFTVGYLIYSLFKHLFHDKKLGKMNRRFRFIQIGTAAAQAYSHGTNDAQKTMGIITLALVASGLLKESAGIPFWVQVSCAASMAIGSSVGGYRIIKTVGTKIMKITPVTGVASDLSSLSVIMTATLIHLPVSTTQVIDSSIMGVGTANHKKEVNWRTGKNMVVTWFITLPLAGLLAAVVYWISAAIFL from the coding sequence ATGGATACGGTTATTTTAATTACGGTTATTATCGTTATAATGGGCTTAGCATTTGATTTTATAAATGGATTTCATGATATTGCAAATGCTGTGGCCACAAGTATTTCAACTAGAGCTTTAAAACCGCGAGTGGCAATTGGAATTGCGGCAGTCATGAATTTTCTGGGAGCCATTTCGTTTACCGGAGTAGCTGAATCGCTCACCAAAAGTATTGTAGATCCATTTTCGCTTAATAATGGAGAGTTTGTCGTTTTATGCGGCTTAATTGCGGCAGTGATTTGGAATTTGATGACTTGGCTTGTTGGCATGCCTAGTAGTTCCTCGCATGCGCTTATCGGTGCGATAGCTGGGGCCTCCATCGCATCAGCCAGTAGTTTTAGCGTGCTTAATTGGTCAGGATTTACAACTATTATTATTGCACTCATTATCTCGCCGATTATCGGTTTTACAGTAGGTTATTTGATTTATTCACTCTTTAAGCATCTTTTTCACGACAAAAAGCTTGGGAAGATGAATCGACGCTTTCGTTTTATCCAAATTGGAACAGCTGCCGCCCAAGCATATTCACACGGCACAAATGATGCCCAAAAAACGATGGGAATTATCACGCTTGCTTTAGTTGCGAGTGGGCTTTTGAAAGAGTCAGCTGGTATTCCTTTTTGGGTGCAAGTAAGTTGTGCGGCATCGATGGCGATTGGATCGTCTGTTGGTGGTTATCGAATCATCAAAACAGTAGGAACTAAAATCATGAAAATCACCCCAGTTACAGGTGTTGCGTCCGATTTAAGCTCACTTTCTGTAATCATGACAGCTACTTTGATTCATTTGCCAGTCAGCACTACGCAAGTTATTGACAGCTCGATTATGGGTGTCGGAACAGCTAACCATAAAAAAGAAGTCAATTGGCGTACGGGAAAAAATATGGTTGTAACTTGGTTTATCACGTTACCACTAGCTGGACTTTTGGCAGCAGTGGTATACTGGATATCAGCAGCTATTTTTTTATAA
- a CDS encoding DUF1149 family protein → MDIVTNKIVVEKYNFETIMEENEQFENKIELEVHEVEPVNGNVELMSKGKIFKITIPFLLVLENFRIDGRISRIIQLKDFFGDFSDLEAVDVEGLSNPLIDYIKRLTYDVTEIAFDEPGVSLDFNANHNS, encoded by the coding sequence ATGGATATCGTAACTAATAAAATTGTCGTAGAAAAGTATAATTTTGAAACAATCATGGAAGAAAATGAGCAATTCGAAAACAAAATTGAATTAGAGGTCCATGAAGTCGAGCCAGTCAATGGAAATGTGGAACTTATGTCAAAAGGAAAAATTTTTAAAATCACAATTCCTTTTTTATTAGTCCTTGAAAATTTCCGGATTGACGGTAGAATCAGCCGTATTATTCAATTAAAAGACTTTTTTGGAGATTTTTCCGATTTAGAAGCTGTAGATGTTGAAGGCTTATCCAATCCACTAATTGACTACATCAAACGCTTAACATATGATGTAACAGAAATCGCATTTGATGAACCGGGAGTTAGCTTGGATTTTAACGCTAATCATAATAGCTAG
- a CDS encoding DUF4064 domain-containing protein, producing the protein MNRQTEFTLLIVGASLSILTFLGAMLYTIIFGLNTLMVADTFGYYSSSEETIVLGIITFFSVVAAFFALGSAVFGFIGAFKVKSDGPKVKTLGVCFIVLGGLQVFTIHGILFLIAGILTITKKEYKTNSKEDEGTKWE; encoded by the coding sequence ATGAACAGACAAACAGAATTTACATTACTTATTGTGGGGGCTTCATTAAGCATTTTAACTTTTCTAGGTGCTATGTTGTATACCATTATTTTTGGACTTAATACCCTAATGGTAGCTGATACTTTTGGTTATTATAGTAGCTCAGAAGAAACGATTGTACTTGGGATAATTACTTTCTTTTCAGTAGTTGCTGCATTTTTTGCACTCGGATCAGCAGTTTTTGGATTTATCGGTGCATTTAAAGTCAAAAGTGACGGGCCAAAAGTAAAAACATTAGGCGTTTGTTTTATCGTTTTGGGTGGATTGCAAGTATTTACTATTCACGGAATTTTATTTTTGATTGCAGGAATTTTAACAATTACAAAAAAAGAATACAAAACAAATTCTAAAGAAGATGAGGGGACAAAATGGGAATGA
- the mngB gene encoding mannosylglycerate hydrolase produces MAKTKVHVIPHSHWDREWYFTSSRSTIYLVKHLKEVIETLEAKDDYHFYLMDAQSSLIEDYLHYCPEDKTRLEKLIAEKRLITGPWYTQTDQLVISQESIVRNLLYGTRIAREMGHSMAVGYVPDAFGQGGNMPQIYKEFGISKFLFWRGVADNRLKQTEFIWRGDDGTEMLAEQIPFGYYYGANIPENEAELKTYLDDQIGALEEKASTRNVYFPNGLDQAPVRENLPELVAKFNELDSTREYQIASPETFFADLEKDVTNLPVIAGELTEGKHSRLHKSIFSTRADLKQANNEIENFLSNVLEPVLSISYSLGNRYPHNELAEIWKLMFENAAHDSIGGCNSDTTNRDVKHRYKLASDLATNLLDLNMRLISEKIEQKQPFQFTVFNPLPYEKSGVIKMTAYIPEDNFEIEDTQGNTLEYTILEKTDLTDYVLNQHIDLNPSKSIYLPEKVFLATMLVNVNSLPALGYDTIYFNLEKETAEQEPTQSTMTKIENEFYEIQLAANNSLTIHDKKAGRTYTDQMLFVENGDDGDSYNYSPPRKDLVISSEEAVVESLESSISSVNQTLTISFKLNVPYNLEERANGEKSNEMTIKTVISLRKNEELIRFDVQVANQVLSHRLCVTFATEIASKFSTADQLFAPIQRPVRLPEMDVWEAEEWQEAPISIEAMQSFVSLHDEAHGVAVMTEGVREYEIIGENYDTISLTLFRTFSHMGKTDLLYRPGRASGESIVATPDAQLLGEINATFALTLFESSFDEADIAKKAKEYLSNPPVYQMSDFLNGRLIYVYRDEEKTLDATYSLALPTIDGAIISAVKKAEDADAFITRFFNPYLQKEITIPEVFQGKERHLDESESNEKQTRLKHAKVQSYLFEK; encoded by the coding sequence ATGGCTAAAACGAAAGTACACGTAATTCCGCATTCGCACTGGGATAGAGAATGGTATTTCACTTCAAGCCGTTCAACAATCTATTTAGTGAAGCATTTAAAAGAAGTAATTGAAACATTGGAAGCGAAAGACGATTACCATTTTTACTTAATGGATGCGCAAAGCTCGTTAATAGAAGATTATTTGCACTACTGCCCGGAAGATAAAACAAGATTAGAAAAACTGATTGCTGAAAAACGGCTTATTACCGGGCCATGGTACACACAAACGGACCAATTAGTCATTTCACAAGAGTCGATTGTTAGAAACTTGTTATATGGTACGAGAATTGCACGCGAAATGGGACATAGCATGGCTGTCGGTTATGTCCCGGATGCGTTCGGACAAGGCGGGAACATGCCACAAATTTATAAAGAATTTGGAATTTCAAAGTTTCTGTTTTGGCGCGGAGTTGCCGATAATCGCTTAAAACAAACCGAATTTATCTGGCGCGGTGATGATGGGACGGAAATGCTAGCAGAGCAAATTCCGTTTGGCTATTACTACGGCGCGAACATTCCGGAAAACGAAGCCGAACTTAAAACCTATTTGGATGATCAAATTGGTGCTCTGGAAGAGAAGGCCTCAACGCGAAATGTCTATTTCCCAAATGGCTTAGACCAAGCGCCAGTTAGGGAAAATTTGCCAGAATTAGTTGCGAAATTCAATGAATTAGATAGCACGCGGGAATACCAAATCGCATCACCAGAAACATTTTTCGCGGACTTAGAAAAAGATGTGACCAATTTGCCAGTCATTGCTGGTGAACTAACAGAAGGAAAACATAGTCGGCTGCACAAATCGATTTTCTCTACTCGAGCTGATTTAAAACAAGCAAACAATGAAATCGAAAACTTTTTAAGTAATGTATTAGAGCCGGTTCTTTCCATCAGCTACTCTCTTGGAAATCGCTATCCGCACAATGAACTCGCAGAAATTTGGAAGTTAATGTTTGAAAATGCTGCACATGATAGCATTGGCGGCTGTAATAGTGATACAACCAACCGCGACGTCAAACATCGTTACAAATTGGCTTCGGATTTAGCGACCAATTTACTCGATTTAAACATGCGCCTAATCAGCGAAAAAATCGAACAAAAACAACCGTTCCAATTTACCGTTTTCAACCCACTACCATACGAAAAAAGCGGTGTGATTAAAATGACCGCGTATATCCCAGAAGATAATTTCGAGATAGAAGATACGCAAGGAAACACGCTTGAATACACGATTTTAGAAAAAACAGACCTAACTGATTACGTCTTAAATCAACATATCGACCTAAATCCTAGCAAATCCATTTATTTGCCAGAAAAAGTCTTTTTAGCAACAATGCTAGTAAACGTAAATAGTCTTCCGGCGCTAGGCTACGACACCATCTACTTTAATTTAGAAAAAGAAACAGCGGAGCAAGAACCAACACAATCCACCATGACAAAAATCGAAAACGAATTTTATGAAATCCAGCTAGCTGCCAACAATTCACTCACGATTCATGATAAAAAAGCGGGCAGAACCTATACAGATCAAATGCTTTTTGTGGAAAATGGCGATGATGGCGATTCGTATAACTATTCGCCACCACGTAAAGACCTTGTAATCTCATCGGAAGAAGCGGTAGTGGAAAGCCTAGAGTCTAGTATATCAAGCGTCAACCAAACATTAACTATTTCCTTCAAGTTAAATGTACCGTATAATTTAGAAGAACGTGCAAATGGTGAAAAAAGTAACGAAATGACTATCAAAACAGTAATTTCTTTACGTAAAAATGAAGAACTCATTCGCTTTGATGTACAAGTTGCTAATCAAGTATTGAGTCATCGTTTATGTGTTACATTCGCCACCGAAATTGCTAGCAAATTCTCAACAGCTGATCAATTATTCGCACCAATCCAGCGTCCGGTTCGTCTTCCAGAAATGGATGTATGGGAAGCAGAAGAATGGCAAGAAGCGCCAATTTCGATTGAAGCTATGCAAAGTTTTGTCAGCTTACACGATGAAGCTCATGGGGTTGCTGTAATGACAGAGGGCGTACGCGAATATGAAATCATTGGCGAAAATTACGATACGATCTCGCTAACCCTGTTCCGCACATTTAGCCATATGGGTAAAACTGATTTACTATATCGTCCTGGTCGCGCTTCCGGTGAGTCAATCGTTGCGACACCAGACGCACAACTGCTTGGCGAAATAAATGCCACATTTGCGCTAACTTTATTCGAAAGCTCTTTTGACGAAGCGGATATCGCGAAAAAAGCAAAAGAATATCTATCGAACCCGCCAGTTTACCAAATGTCTGATTTTCTAAACGGCCGCTTGATTTATGTTTACCGCGATGAAGAAAAAACGCTAGATGCCACATATAGCTTGGCACTTCCGACAATAGATGGAGCGATTATTAGTGCAGTAAAAAAAGCCGAAGACGCCGATGCCTTCATTACACGCTTTTTCAATCCATATTTACAAAAAGAAATTACCATTCCAGAAGTTTTCCAAGGCAAGGAACGCCACTTGGATGAAAGCGAATCAAACGAGAAACAAACGAGATTAAAACATGCAAAAGTACAAAGCTATTTATTTGAAAAATAA
- a CDS encoding BglG family transcription antiterminator has product MGYFAYKRLETLYGMLLDAGSHLSAQKLSQDLHISERTIRTDIAKLTEFLESYGATITLTRGAGYKIEILDSLVFQAFQAEKNKPKNAGYFDLDNPEERVKYEIFMLLSSGDYIKLEDLADTIFASRATISNDMKQVRKVIAVYDLTLVSKPGSGVKIIGEEEKMRYALTALIASKNAPESYLETFFEWHKQKDKLQKLMTAVTDYFFATNIRFTDEALQSLLLHMMILVERIELGHTLEKFELTDVSEEEIAIATKLSTIIESLFEIDIADADKNYLLLQIASKRILNVEDKEISEFDDYAYIEGMLNRIESHYFYHLQDDMQLKKDLVAHIHSMLYRVKYHMTVKNPMTEHIKRYYPLAYEITLDAVESLKKDYPYDINQNELAYLALHIGASLERNYQISYYRHKSALIVCGSGFGTARIVEAKVKSAVSNLDITKVVSIQEYNRFIHIEEDIILSTVRIPEKNKPVIKISNIPTNEELKMLGAIIQEQTDPNRGFLSNFFTADFFARSSMTNKTAILEEMVDSLRQQNIVGEGFLQSVLEREKLGSTVLGTGIAIPHPLGLMAKETKIVIRILDKPIKWDQKQSVRAVFLLCISKNDYEEAINIYELLVELVREEYGEKLSRLSDFHAFTALANDILKKK; this is encoded by the coding sequence ATGGGATATTTCGCTTATAAACGTTTGGAAACACTATATGGCATGCTCCTTGATGCGGGTAGCCACTTATCAGCTCAGAAACTCAGCCAAGATTTACATATTTCCGAACGTACGATACGAACAGATATTGCTAAACTAACTGAATTTCTCGAAAGCTACGGGGCAACGATAACGCTAACTCGAGGCGCGGGATACAAAATCGAAATCCTTGATTCGTTGGTTTTTCAAGCTTTTCAGGCCGAAAAAAACAAACCAAAAAATGCGGGTTATTTTGACCTTGATAATCCCGAAGAACGCGTGAAATACGAGATTTTCATGCTGCTATCAAGCGGCGACTATATTAAATTGGAAGACTTGGCAGATACGATTTTTGCTAGCCGTGCAACCATTTCAAATGATATGAAGCAAGTACGAAAAGTTATTGCGGTGTATGATTTAACGCTCGTCTCAAAACCAGGTAGCGGCGTGAAAATCATCGGAGAAGAAGAAAAAATGCGCTATGCTCTAACCGCGTTAATTGCTTCCAAAAACGCCCCGGAATCCTACTTAGAAACATTTTTCGAATGGCACAAACAAAAAGATAAACTGCAAAAATTAATGACAGCTGTGACGGATTATTTTTTTGCGACCAACATTCGTTTCACAGACGAAGCGCTTCAAAGCTTACTTTTACATATGATGATTTTGGTGGAACGAATTGAACTCGGTCATACGTTGGAAAAGTTTGAATTAACGGATGTTAGTGAAGAAGAAATCGCGATTGCGACTAAATTGTCTACTATTATAGAGTCGCTTTTCGAAATAGACATTGCGGATGCGGACAAAAATTATTTGCTTCTCCAAATCGCCAGCAAACGAATTCTGAATGTAGAAGATAAAGAAATTAGCGAATTTGATGATTACGCGTATATTGAAGGCATGTTGAACCGCATTGAGTCCCATTACTTTTATCATTTACAAGATGATATGCAGCTTAAAAAGGACCTTGTTGCTCATATTCATTCCATGTTATATCGAGTAAAATACCATATGACCGTCAAAAATCCAATGACAGAGCACATTAAACGCTATTACCCTTTAGCCTACGAAATCACGCTCGATGCAGTGGAATCACTAAAAAAAGACTACCCGTATGACATTAATCAAAATGAATTAGCCTATTTAGCGCTGCATATTGGGGCATCCTTAGAGCGGAATTATCAAATCTCTTACTATCGTCATAAATCAGCCTTGATTGTTTGTGGGTCAGGCTTTGGAACAGCACGAATTGTAGAAGCGAAAGTAAAGTCAGCAGTGAGTAATCTCGATATTACAAAAGTAGTTTCAATCCAAGAATATAACCGTTTTATCCATATTGAAGAAGATATCATTCTCTCCACCGTTAGAATACCTGAGAAAAATAAACCGGTCATCAAAATCAGCAATATCCCAACCAATGAAGAATTAAAAATGCTTGGTGCCATTATTCAAGAACAAACCGATCCTAACCGCGGCTTTCTATCGAATTTTTTCACAGCTGATTTTTTTGCCAGAAGCAGTATGACAAACAAAACAGCAATTTTAGAAGAAATGGTTGACTCATTACGCCAACAAAATATTGTTGGTGAAGGCTTCTTGCAATCGGTTCTTGAACGTGAAAAATTAGGCTCAACTGTACTCGGAACCGGAATAGCAATCCCACATCCACTCGGACTAATGGCCAAAGAAACAAAAATCGTTATTCGGATATTAGATAAACCAATCAAATGGGATCAAAAACAATCCGTTCGCGCCGTATTTTTATTATGTATTAGCAAAAATGATTATGAAGAAGCCATTAATATTTATGAATTGCTAGTAGAATTAGTACGCGAAGAATATGGTGAGAAGCTTTCAAGGCTTTCCGACTTTCATGCATTCACTGCTTTAGCAAATGATATTTTGAAGAAAAAATAA
- a CDS encoding InlB B-repeat-containing protein, with amino-acid sequence MKAKNNFFKQLISIMTVLSLLFMVLGIQGNNEVKAATLATPPAPINQIFPDADLAEGIRAVLQKASVTDVVTQEELESITKLVVAGEKVASIQGIEYLTNLEYLNLNGNQITDISPLSNLVKLTNLYIGTNKITDISALQNLTNLRELYLNEDNISDISPLANLTKMYSLNLGANHNLSDLSPLSNMTGLNYLTVTESKVKDVTPIANLTDLYSLSLNYNQIEDISPLASLTSLHYFTAYVNQITDITPVANMTRLNSLKIGNNKITDLSPLANLSQLTWLEIGTNQISDINAVKDLTKLKMLNVGSNQISDISVLNNLSQLNSLFLNNNQLGNEDMEVIGGLTNLTTLFLSQNHITDIRPLASLSKMDSADFANQVIKKPARNFSKTLSVPNNITSIDGTLVTPKTISNNGTYDAPNVNWSSPSYLPEVRYTFKQDVAVGSTTSSYTGIIIQPLNEPVDYNVTFNIDGNTSEVKTVTEEDLIPEPTNPTKQGYTFDGWYDAETGGTKWDFTTGQMPANDLMLYAHFSVNSYQVNFDIDGAVMNEAVVYDTLLNEPTAPTKQGYTFDGWYDAETGGNKWDFKTMKMPANDVTLYAHFTVSSYQVNFDIDGAVTNEAIVYDALLNEPATPTKQGYTFDGWYDAETGGNKWDFKTMKMPANDVTLYAHFTINNYQANFDIDGAVTNETITYDTLLNEPTAPTKQGFLFDGWYDAEVGGTKWDFNTMKMPANDINLYAHFSKETPLIPSPSDESDSKPTNGSITINEPSATSMPAQNNNITVTAGENTPELTTAKLPKTGDNNPWQTLFAGILLSSSAFYIWRKKA; translated from the coding sequence ATGAAAGCGAAAAATAATTTTTTTAAACAATTAATTTCCATAATGACTGTCTTGAGCCTTTTGTTCATGGTATTAGGTATTCAGGGTAATAATGAGGTTAAAGCAGCAACTTTAGCCACGCCACCAGCTCCAATTAATCAAATTTTCCCAGATGCAGATTTAGCAGAAGGAATACGAGCAGTGCTTCAAAAAGCAAGTGTCACAGATGTAGTGACACAAGAAGAATTAGAAAGCATTACGAAATTAGTAGTAGCCGGGGAAAAAGTAGCCTCCATTCAAGGGATCGAGTATTTAACTAATTTGGAGTACTTAAACCTTAATGGAAACCAAATTACTGATATTAGCCCATTAAGTAATTTAGTTAAATTAACGAATCTGTATATTGGAACTAATAAAATCACTGATATTAGTGCCTTGCAAAACTTAACTAATTTAAGGGAGCTATATCTTAATGAAGATAATATTAGCGATATTAGTCCATTAGCAAATTTAACTAAAATGTATTCTTTGAATTTGGGGGCTAATCATAACCTCAGTGATTTAAGTCCGTTAAGCAATATGACAGGTTTGAATTATTTGACAGTCACGGAGTCTAAAGTAAAAGATGTGACACCAATAGCCAATTTAACCGACTTATATAGTTTAAGTTTGAATTATAATCAAATTGAAGATATAAGTCCGCTAGCTAGTTTGACAAGTTTACATTATTTTACAGCATATGTGAATCAAATTACTGATATTACTCCTGTAGCTAATATGACAAGGCTAAATTCTTTAAAGATAGGAAATAATAAAATTACTGATTTAAGCCCATTAGCTAATCTATCACAATTAACTTGGCTAGAAATCGGTACCAATCAAATTAGCGATATTAATGCGGTTAAAGATTTAACTAAATTAAAAATGTTGAATGTTGGTAGTAACCAAATTAGTGATATATCTGTTCTAAATAATCTTTCCCAATTGAATTCTTTATTCTTGAATAATAATCAACTTGGGAATGAAGATATGGAAGTGATTGGTGGATTAACTAATTTAACTACTTTATTTTTATCGCAAAATCATATTACAGACATAAGACCATTAGCAAGTTTAAGTAAAATGGATTCCGCTGACTTTGCAAATCAGGTGATAAAAAAACCAGCACGTAATTTTTCGAAGACATTATCTGTTCCGAATAATATAACTAGCATAGATGGAACACTAGTTACTCCTAAGACAATTAGCAATAATGGAACCTACGACGCGCCAAACGTGAATTGGTCTTCGCCGAGCTATCTTCCAGAAGTAAGATATACATTCAAGCAAGATGTGGCGGTGGGATCAACCACAAGTAGTTATACTGGTATCATAATTCAACCGCTAAATGAGCCAGTAGACTACAATGTCACATTTAATATAGACGGCAATACAAGCGAAGTAAAAACTGTAACAGAAGAAGATCTAATTCCAGAACCTACGAACCCGACCAAACAAGGTTATACATTTGATGGTTGGTACGACGCCGAAACAGGTGGAACAAAATGGGACTTTACAACTGGGCAAATGCCTGCAAATGATCTCATGCTATATGCCCATTTTTCCGTAAATAGTTATCAAGTGAATTTTGATATAGATGGCGCAGTAATGAATGAAGCGGTAGTATACGATACTTTGCTCAATGAACCGACCGCTCCAACCAAACAAGGTTATACATTCGATGGTTGGTATGACGCAGAAACAGGCGGTAATAAGTGGGATTTCAAAACGATGAAAATGCCCGCAAATGATGTTACTTTATATGCACATTTTACTGTCAGCAGTTACCAAGTGAATTTTGATATAGATGGTGCGGTAACGAATGAAGCAATAGTATACGATGCCTTACTCAATGAACCGGCGACTCCAACTAAACAAGGTTATACATTTGATGGCTGGTATGACGCAGAAACAGGCGGTAATAAGTGGGATTTCAAAACAATGAAAATGCCCGCAAATGATGTCACTTTATATGCGCATTTTACCATCAACAACTATCAAGCTAATTTTGATATAGATGGTGCGGTAACGAATGAAACGATAACATATGATACCTTACTTAATGAACCGACTGCTCCAACCAAACAAGGTTTCCTTTTCGATGGGTGGTATGACGCAGAAGTAGGCGGAACAAAATGGGATTTTAACACGATGAAAATGCCTGCGAACGATATTAATTTGTACGCACATTTCAGTAAAGAAACGCCACTTATTCCTAGCCCATCTGACGAATCAGACTCGAAACCTACCAATGGATCAATCACTATAAATGAACCGAGTGCAACTAGTATGCCAGCCCAAAATAATAACATCACAGTAACAGCAGGGGAAAATACTCCAGAACTAACAACAGCTAAACTTCCGAAAACTGGAGATAATAACCCGTGGCAAACACTATTCGCCGGGATATTACTTTCATCATCCGCGTTTTATATTTGGAGAAAAAAAGCATAA
- a CDS encoding NusG domain II-containing protein gives MRQYMKMVRPFDFVIIILLILGSFLPLILFSVAEAKHVGDDVVAVISQDGKVVREIPLTGHKGNEQFTIKGKGAQYNLMEVDGERIRIKEDNSPDQVGVKMGWKSKAGDTIVCLPHKVFVEIKSTNKKSKDPDTDLIVPN, from the coding sequence ATGCGTCAATATATGAAAATGGTACGTCCGTTTGATTTTGTAATTATTATTTTACTAATCTTGGGTTCGTTTTTACCACTAATATTATTTTCTGTCGCTGAAGCAAAGCACGTGGGCGATGATGTCGTAGCAGTTATTTCACAAGATGGCAAAGTGGTTCGGGAAATCCCGCTAACTGGGCACAAAGGAAATGAGCAGTTTACGATTAAAGGAAAAGGCGCGCAATATAATTTGATGGAAGTAGATGGCGAGCGGATTCGAATAAAAGAAGACAACAGTCCAGACCAAGTAGGCGTCAAAATGGGCTGGAAATCCAAAGCCGGTGACACCATTGTTTGTTTACCACATAAAGTTTTCGTAGAGATAAAATCGACAAACAAAAAAAGCAAAGACCCCGATACAGATTTAATTGTGCCGAATTAA